The following proteins come from a genomic window of Candidatus Thiodiazotropha sp. CDECU1:
- a CDS encoding flavodoxin family protein: protein MTKVAIVYHSGFGHTKLQAEAVHRGAASVAGVEAVLLTTEEASADLDSLDDADGIIFGTPTYMGSMSAEMKKFLETAAAKWFTQAWKDKVAGAFTNSSSYSGDKLNTLVGLMINAMQQGMIYVSLGMQPAASDPDSMNRIQGPGPEVMNRIGSYMGPMAASFQVDPGDAPSTGDIATAEAYGARVATITQQLIRGREAA, encoded by the coding sequence ATGACTAAAGTAGCAATCGTTTATCACAGTGGCTTCGGTCACACCAAGTTACAGGCGGAGGCTGTGCATCGAGGCGCTGCGTCCGTCGCTGGTGTGGAGGCGGTGCTGCTCACCACGGAAGAGGCGAGTGCCGACCTGGACAGCCTCGATGATGCGGATGGAATTATCTTCGGTACGCCCACCTATATGGGGAGTATGTCGGCGGAGATGAAAAAGTTCCTCGAGACCGCCGCGGCCAAGTGGTTCACCCAGGCCTGGAAGGATAAGGTGGCGGGGGCCTTCACCAACTCCAGTTCCTACTCGGGGGACAAACTCAATACCCTGGTGGGCCTGATGATCAATGCCATGCAGCAGGGGATGATCTACGTCAGCCTGGGTATGCAACCCGCAGCCAGCGATCCGGATTCGATGAATCGCATCCAAGGACCCGGTCCAGAGGTGATGAACCGTATAGGTTCCTATATGGGACCGATGGCGGCCAGCTTTCAGGTCGATCCCGGTGATGCACCTTCGACAGGGGATATTGCCACTGCCGAGGCCTACGGCGCCCGGGTCGCCACCATCACGCAACAACTGATACGGGGAAGGGAAGCTGCTTGA